One Nitrospira sp. DNA window includes the following coding sequences:
- a CDS encoding tRNA (uracil(54)-O(2)) thiolation sulfur carrier protein TtuB — translation MPFAIRLSQPYHRRMIVQLSHPTRQVEIKGPKRTKELLRELNLVVEAHLVIRGDELVTEDEMLADADRIEIRPVISGGV, via the coding sequence ATGCCGTTTGCAATCCGCCTGAGTCAGCCGTATCATCGCCGGATGATCGTCCAACTCAGCCATCCCACGCGCCAGGTCGAAATCAAGGGCCCCAAACGCACCAAGGAGTTGTTGCGCGAATTGAATCTGGTCGTCGAAGCGCATCTGGTGATTCGGGGCGACGAACTCGTTACGGAAGATGAAATGCTGGCTGACGCCGACCGGATCGAAATCCGGCCGGTCATTTCGGGAGGAGTATAG
- a CDS encoding tRNA-5-methyluridine(54) 2-sulfurtransferase — MNCTKCPTSTKAVIGLPRHNAAFCKDCFTTFVHEQVARAIKSHKMFTPEDRILVAVSGGKDSLALWHILLKLGYRADALYVNLGIGGYSEESHRKVQLYADTVAAAHGATLLVHVVEQEAGAGIRELATILHRPTCSTCGTIKRYQFNRAAVEHDYDVMATGHNLDDEAARLLGNVLHWQEEYLDKQGPALPASVEGFAKKVKPLCRLSEREIAAYAVLNRIDYIVEECPMAKGSKMLLYKEVLNRLETESPGTKQRFYWGFLDKQTKPESAPESMAAKDQRTLHPCPSCGQPTTADTCSYCKMMAKAKTAAR; from the coding sequence ATGAACTGCACCAAGTGTCCGACCAGTACCAAGGCCGTGATCGGCCTGCCCCGGCACAACGCGGCTTTCTGCAAAGATTGCTTCACGACGTTCGTGCATGAGCAGGTGGCGCGCGCCATTAAGTCGCACAAGATGTTCACCCCAGAAGATCGCATCCTCGTGGCGGTCTCCGGCGGCAAGGACAGCCTGGCCCTCTGGCACATCCTGCTCAAACTCGGCTACCGCGCCGACGCGCTTTACGTGAACCTCGGCATCGGCGGCTACTCCGAAGAATCCCATCGAAAAGTTCAGCTCTATGCCGACACTGTCGCTGCCGCTCATGGCGCCACCCTGCTGGTCCATGTGGTCGAGCAGGAGGCCGGAGCAGGCATTCGCGAACTGGCCACCATCCTTCACCGCCCGACCTGCTCGACTTGCGGGACCATCAAACGCTATCAATTCAACCGGGCAGCGGTGGAGCACGACTACGACGTGATGGCCACGGGCCACAACCTCGATGATGAAGCTGCACGCCTGTTGGGCAACGTGTTGCACTGGCAGGAGGAATACCTGGACAAGCAGGGTCCGGCGCTCCCCGCCTCCGTCGAGGGTTTCGCCAAGAAGGTGAAGCCGCTCTGTCGGCTGTCCGAACGGGAAATCGCCGCTTATGCGGTCCTCAATCGCATCGACTATATCGTAGAGGAATGTCCCATGGCGAAGGGCTCGAAGATGCTCCTGTACAAAGAGGTCCTCAATCGGCTGGAGACGGAATCGCCCGGCACGAAGCAGCGTTTCTACTGGGGGTTCCTGGACAAGCAAACCAAACCGGAGTCAGCGCCTGAATCCATGGCTGCAAAAGATCAACGGACCCTCCATCCCTGTCCTTCCTGCGGACAGCCCACCACCGCCGACACCTGTTCCTATTGCAAGATGATGGCAAAGGCCAAGACGGCGGCGCGCTAA
- a CDS encoding Maltodextrin ABC transporter, permease protein MdxF: MTDSPRLTRHRDGPAAWMMVAPALFITLVFALYPVLDSLWVSLHHIFIGLPMLGRSFIGLDNYLALLRDPAAHQALFVTLAFVVLSTLLELACGLVIALVIHEHFRGRGLVRAAILIPWAIPTVVASQLWRYIFNDQYGFANLLLFGDRITEYVPWLAYPTVTFGIIVLADVWKTSSFAALLILAGLQVIPDDLYDAAKVDGANLWQRFRHITLPLLKPAMLLALLFRTMDAFRVFDLVFVMTQGGPGDATQVLQFYGYQTLFTEGRLGYGSAVSVAVFLMILSLSLVYLRAIGSSLLERGRT; this comes from the coding sequence ATGACCGACTCACCGCGTCTCACACGGCACCGCGACGGCCCGGCGGCTTGGATGATGGTGGCCCCGGCGCTGTTCATCACCCTCGTCTTTGCGCTGTATCCCGTGCTCGATTCGCTGTGGGTCAGTCTGCACCACATCTTCATCGGCCTCCCGATGCTCGGCCGGTCGTTCATCGGCCTGGACAACTATCTCGCGCTGCTCCGCGATCCGGCAGCCCATCAGGCGTTGTTCGTCACCCTCGCCTTCGTCGTCCTCTCGACGCTGTTGGAGCTGGCCTGCGGCCTAGTGATCGCGTTGGTGATCCATGAGCACTTTCGCGGGCGCGGTCTCGTCCGTGCGGCAATCCTCATTCCTTGGGCGATCCCCACCGTCGTCGCCTCGCAATTGTGGCGCTACATCTTCAACGATCAGTATGGGTTCGCGAATCTATTGCTGTTCGGCGATCGAATCACCGAGTACGTTCCCTGGCTGGCCTACCCAACCGTCACTTTCGGCATCATCGTCCTCGCCGACGTCTGGAAAACGTCCTCCTTCGCCGCCTTGCTGATTTTGGCGGGGCTCCAAGTCATTCCCGACGATCTGTACGACGCGGCCAAGGTAGACGGTGCAAATCTGTGGCAACGGTTTCGGCATATCACGCTGCCGCTCTTGAAACCGGCCATGCTGTTGGCGTTGCTGTTTCGCACCATGGACGCGTTTCGAGTCTTCGATCTCGTCTTCGTGATGACGCAGGGCGGCCCCGGCGACGCGACCCAGGTCTTGCAGTTCTACGGCTACCAGACGCTCTTCACCGAAGGCCGCCTCGGTTATGGGTCCGCCGTGTCCGTGGCCGTATTCCTGATGATCTTGAGTCTGTCGCTGGTCTACCTTCGCGCGATCGGATCGAGTCTCTTGGAGCGAGGCCGCACATGA
- a CDS encoding helix-turn-helix domain-containing protein, which yields MPNKLRLLTETLLTPIGKLVVIYDDAGHLRAIDWTDYDDRMRRLLARHYGEDHIMLTPAPRSNGPASAIAAYFEGELHAIDSIPTATEGTPFQKRVWQALRDIPAGQTVSYGDLAKRIGQPAAVRAVGLANGANPIGIVVPCHRVIGADGSLAGYGGGLERKRWLLNHEMRALRSSSLPSA from the coding sequence ATGCCCAATAAACTTCGCCTGCTGACAGAAACACTCCTGACGCCGATCGGCAAGTTGGTGGTCATCTATGATGATGCAGGTCACCTGCGAGCGATCGATTGGACGGACTATGACGACCGTATGCGCCGCCTGCTCGCGCGTCATTACGGAGAGGACCACATCATGCTGACACCGGCACCCCGTTCAAACGGTCCTGCCTCGGCCATAGCGGCCTACTTTGAGGGAGAACTTCACGCGATCGATTCCATCCCGACTGCCACGGAAGGCACTCCATTCCAGAAACGTGTCTGGCAAGCGCTGCGCGACATTCCGGCGGGGCAGACGGTGAGCTATGGCGACCTCGCGAAGCGAATCGGCCAGCCGGCTGCCGTGCGCGCCGTCGGCCTGGCCAACGGCGCCAATCCGATCGGCATCGTCGTGCCCTGTCACCGTGTGATCGGAGCCGACGGTTCGCTGGCCGGCTACGGTGGAGGTCTGGAGCGGAAGCGCTGGTTGCTGAATCACGAGATGCGGGCATTGCGGAGCTCCTCTCTTCCCTCTGCGTGA
- a CDS encoding putative oxidoreductase YrpG, whose amino-acid sequence MQYVHLGRAGVRVSRLCLGTMNFGPHTSEADSFRIMDQALEAGINFFDSANVYGWKVGEGMTEQIVGRWLAQGGGRRDKVVLATKVYGRMGDWPNQSRLSALHIKQACEASLRRLQTDHLDLYQMHHIDRDCPWEEIWQAMEQLCREGKVLYIGSSNFAGWHIAQAQELAKSRRFLGLISEQSLYNLLERTVELEVIPACQAYGIGLIPWSPLARGLLGGALNTGSTGRRATEDVRKDIETHRAKLEAYERLCATLEATPAAVALAWLLHQPVVTAPIIGPRTLEQLTNALQSLEVRLAQETIKALDEIFPGPGGAAPEAYAW is encoded by the coding sequence ATGCAATATGTTCACCTCGGTCGCGCAGGTGTACGGGTCAGCCGTCTCTGCCTCGGCACGATGAATTTCGGGCCCCACACTTCAGAAGCCGACAGCTTTCGCATCATGGACCAGGCGCTCGAAGCGGGCATCAACTTTTTCGACAGCGCCAACGTGTACGGGTGGAAAGTCGGCGAAGGTATGACGGAACAGATCGTCGGCCGTTGGTTGGCCCAGGGCGGCGGCAGACGGGACAAGGTCGTGCTGGCCACCAAGGTCTACGGACGCATGGGCGACTGGCCCAACCAATCGCGCCTGTCGGCGCTGCATATCAAGCAGGCATGCGAAGCCAGCCTGCGGCGCCTGCAAACGGACCATCTCGACCTCTATCAGATGCATCACATCGATCGCGATTGCCCTTGGGAAGAAATCTGGCAGGCCATGGAGCAGCTCTGTCGCGAGGGCAAGGTGCTCTACATCGGCAGCAGCAACTTCGCCGGCTGGCACATCGCACAGGCGCAGGAACTCGCCAAGTCGCGCCGTTTTCTAGGCCTCATCTCCGAACAGAGCCTCTACAATCTTCTCGAACGGACCGTTGAGTTGGAGGTGATCCCTGCCTGCCAGGCCTATGGAATCGGCCTCATTCCCTGGAGCCCCCTGGCGCGCGGCCTCCTCGGGGGCGCATTGAACACAGGCTCGACCGGTCGGCGGGCGACCGAGGATGTCCGCAAGGATATCGAAACCCATCGCGCGAAACTCGAAGCCTATGAGCGGCTCTGCGCAACCTTGGAGGCCACACCCGCCGCCGTCGCCCTTGCGTGGCTGCTGCACCAACCGGTGGTCACAGCCCCCATCATCGGACCCCGCACGTTGGAGCAACTAACCAACGCCCTGCAGAGTCTGGAGGTGAGGTTGGCGCAGGAGACGATTAAAGCGCTGGACGAGATCTTCCCCGGCCCGGGAGGGGCGGCACCGGAAGCCTATGCCTGGTAA
- a CDS encoding Amylopullulanase, translating into MKTIQLCFLWHMHQPYYTDPVTGSASMPWVRLHATKAYYDMAFLLDKFPQARSTFNFTPSLLLQLEEFSTGRVRDLFLEYAQRPAADLTPEEKAFLIRHFFSANWATMVRPFPRYQELLVKRGIDVQGRDLDRLAKQFSTQEFLDLQVWHNLAWFGYGSLQRFPRLVELRKKNRGFTEDDKQEVLSLQQAAIRQIVPMYRALQECGQIELTTTPFFHPILPLVIDTEFTRRARPDLPLPARFHAPADAEAQIQRAVEYHARTFGRPPAGLWPSEGSVCPELLPMAAKAGISWLATDEGILYRSLQTANQAWNRHYHLYQPYAVGAPDQPLTIVFRDRDISDAFGFVYHKTTPESAADDVLRRIRGLAHDIPLERGLIAVILDGENPWEHYHDGGERFLSLLFRAFKQDGLHIGQDTHVRMETVGRALEAVPSTQRLDHLHSGSWINQDFKIWIGHREDNRGWDLLQHTRSRLVELTPSLTSEQARAAWDELYAAEGSDWFWWYGDDFDTDYKQEFDRLFRTHLRNVWTYAGITPPDILNRPLVEARTPQELDLVQLPLAFIHPTLDGTVSNFFEWRGAGTINPTPPLGAMWKSEGLFTAIFFGFDQERLYLRLDPDERSQTRQEQCTVHLHIESGIQQYKLSFALAPAGTDTFLLARADESGAYRDIGSYSTVCRQKILELAVPFKDLEIDIGSELRLTLTVSEQQMEIARYPHHNPITFNRPGDEFEATMWRV; encoded by the coding sequence ATGAAGACCATTCAGCTCTGTTTCCTCTGGCACATGCACCAGCCGTACTATACGGACCCGGTCACCGGTTCCGCCAGTATGCCGTGGGTCCGTTTGCACGCCACGAAGGCCTATTACGACATGGCCTTCCTGCTCGACAAGTTCCCACAGGCCCGTTCCACGTTTAACTTCACCCCCTCGCTCCTGCTCCAGCTCGAAGAATTTTCCACCGGCCGCGTCCGCGACCTCTTTCTGGAATATGCGCAACGGCCGGCCGCGGACCTCACTCCGGAGGAAAAGGCGTTTCTCATCCGCCATTTTTTCTCGGCGAACTGGGCCACCATGGTGCGGCCCTTTCCCCGTTACCAGGAACTGCTGGTGAAGCGCGGCATCGACGTGCAGGGTCGCGATCTGGATCGTCTGGCCAAACAGTTTTCCACCCAGGAATTCCTCGACCTCCAGGTGTGGCACAACCTTGCCTGGTTCGGGTACGGCAGCTTGCAACGGTTTCCACGCCTGGTCGAGTTGCGCAAAAAGAATCGCGGATTCACGGAGGACGACAAACAGGAAGTCCTGTCCCTGCAACAGGCGGCGATCCGGCAAATCGTCCCGATGTACAGGGCGCTCCAAGAATGCGGGCAAATCGAACTGACCACCACGCCGTTCTTTCACCCGATCCTTCCCCTGGTCATCGACACGGAATTCACCCGTCGCGCCAGGCCGGACCTGCCGCTTCCGGCGCGATTTCACGCCCCGGCCGACGCGGAGGCACAGATACAACGCGCCGTCGAATACCATGCCAGAACATTCGGCCGGCCCCCTGCCGGACTCTGGCCGTCGGAAGGATCGGTTTGTCCGGAGCTGCTGCCGATGGCGGCGAAGGCAGGAATCAGCTGGCTGGCGACGGACGAGGGCATCCTCTACCGCTCGCTCCAGACGGCGAACCAGGCCTGGAACCGCCACTACCATCTGTATCAGCCCTACGCCGTCGGCGCGCCTGATCAACCGCTCACCATCGTGTTCCGCGATCGGGACATCTCCGACGCGTTCGGCTTCGTCTACCACAAGACCACCCCCGAATCCGCGGCAGACGACGTCCTCAGGCGGATCCGAGGCCTCGCCCACGATATTCCGCTGGAACGGGGCCTCATCGCCGTGATTCTGGACGGCGAGAATCCCTGGGAGCATTACCATGACGGCGGCGAACGGTTTCTCTCGCTGCTGTTTCGCGCCTTCAAACAGGATGGCCTGCACATCGGCCAGGATACCCACGTCCGCATGGAAACGGTCGGTCGTGCCCTGGAGGCGGTCCCGTCGACCCAACGCCTCGACCACCTGCATTCCGGCTCCTGGATCAACCAGGACTTCAAAATCTGGATCGGCCACCGGGAAGATAATCGCGGCTGGGACCTCCTGCAACATACAAGGTCGCGGCTGGTCGAGCTGACACCGTCGTTGACGTCGGAGCAGGCACGCGCGGCCTGGGATGAGCTCTATGCCGCCGAAGGGAGCGATTGGTTTTGGTGGTACGGCGACGACTTCGATACCGACTACAAACAGGAATTCGATCGTCTCTTCCGCACCCACCTCCGGAATGTCTGGACCTACGCCGGGATCACGCCGCCCGACATCTTGAACCGGCCACTGGTGGAAGCCCGCACGCCTCAGGAGCTGGATCTGGTGCAACTCCCGCTGGCCTTCATTCACCCGACCCTCGACGGCACCGTTTCCAATTTTTTCGAATGGCGCGGAGCAGGCACCATCAACCCTACCCCGCCGCTGGGGGCGATGTGGAAATCCGAGGGACTCTTCACGGCGATTTTCTTCGGCTTCGACCAGGAGCGCCTGTACCTCCGGCTGGATCCCGATGAACGGTCCCAGACGCGCCAGGAACAGTGCACCGTGCACCTGCACATTGAATCGGGCATCCAGCAATACAAGCTGTCGTTCGCCCTCGCGCCGGCCGGGACCGATACGTTCCTGCTCGCCCGCGCGGACGAGTCCGGCGCCTATCGTGACATCGGATCCTACAGCACGGTTTGCCGGCAAAAGATCCTGGAGTTGGCTGTGCCGTTCAAGGATCTGGAAATCGACATCGGAAGTGAATTACGGTTGACGCTCACGGTGTCGGAACAGCAGATGGAAATCGCACGGTATCCCCATCACAATCCGATCACCTTCAACCGGCCGGGAGACGAATTCGAAGCCACGATGTGGAGAGTCTGA
- a CDS encoding Maltodextrin ABC transporter, substrate-binding protein MdxE, translating into MACGSRTDLCATAPRSDAICHAPRASTTAICLLLILATFCWSVPDAPAQPSTDRPASSAHSVTLRFVSWKPDHPRLWDEAIKQFTKAHPHISVVRELAPHSSTAYHDLLTQKLKNRDATVDVFFMDVIWVPEFAAAGWARPLDGRFSSTMREEFLPATVAVGRYGEHFYGVPSRIDAGLLYYRKDLLTKYGFTAPATWEELVHQAEQILAGERQAHPTLRGYSAPFKQYEGLVCHMLEFIAGHGGALLTADGTKSTLTAPETLAAVQFVRDRIIGRLAPRAALTYQEPESLSVFLQGHAVFHRNWPYAWELVNNETRSTVVGKVAVAPLPGFAPGRNAAALGGWLYGISTYSQHPDEAWALIEFLSGHAMQKRFAQEAGIAPSRAALFSDADLLAAAPQLRNHFAVLQSATARPRSPVYPAVSHLLQRYFSRALAIDHLDLAREAALTDAHIDRLLALTRTAP; encoded by the coding sequence ATGGCCTGCGGGTCCCGAACCGATCTGTGCGCCACCGCTCCGCGGTCGGACGCGATCTGTCATGCCCCTCGTGCATCCACGACGGCTATCTGTTTATTGCTAATCCTGGCGACGTTCTGTTGGTCGGTGCCGGACGCACCGGCTCAACCATCGACGGATCGCCCTGCATCATCTGCTCATTCGGTTACCCTCCGCTTCGTCTCCTGGAAACCCGATCACCCGCGCCTGTGGGACGAGGCCATCAAGCAATTCACCAAAGCCCATCCCCACATCTCGGTCGTCCGTGAACTGGCCCCCCATTCCTCGACCGCCTACCACGACCTTTTGACGCAGAAGCTGAAGAACCGCGATGCCACGGTTGACGTCTTTTTCATGGATGTGATCTGGGTGCCGGAGTTTGCTGCGGCCGGTTGGGCCAGGCCGCTCGACGGCCGATTTTCCTCGACCATGCGCGAGGAATTTCTTCCGGCCACCGTGGCAGTCGGTCGATACGGCGAACACTTCTACGGTGTCCCGAGTCGGATCGATGCAGGCCTCCTCTATTATCGCAAGGACCTGCTCACGAAATACGGCTTCACCGCGCCAGCTACCTGGGAGGAACTTGTCCACCAGGCCGAGCAGATCCTGGCTGGAGAACGACAGGCCCACCCGACGTTGCGCGGCTATTCGGCACCGTTCAAACAATATGAAGGGCTGGTCTGCCACATGTTGGAGTTCATCGCGGGACATGGGGGCGCACTGTTGACAGCCGATGGAACCAAGTCGACCTTGACCGCACCGGAAACCCTTGCGGCCGTGCAGTTCGTCCGCGACCGAATCATCGGTCGGCTCGCCCCACGCGCCGCTCTCACCTACCAGGAGCCGGAATCGCTCTCCGTCTTTCTCCAAGGCCATGCGGTCTTCCACCGCAATTGGCCCTATGCCTGGGAACTCGTCAACAACGAGACCCGCTCCACCGTCGTCGGGAAGGTCGCTGTCGCACCCCTGCCCGGATTCGCTCCGGGCCGCAACGCCGCGGCGCTCGGGGGCTGGCTCTACGGCATCAGCACCTACTCGCAGCATCCGGACGAGGCCTGGGCGCTCATCGAATTCTTGTCCGGCCATGCGATGCAGAAGCGGTTCGCGCAAGAGGCGGGCATCGCCCCATCCCGAGCGGCCTTGTTCTCCGATGCCGATCTCCTGGCTGCTGCGCCGCAGCTGCGGAATCATTTCGCCGTCCTGCAGTCTGCGACCGCCCGCCCCCGTTCGCCGGTGTACCCCGCCGTCTCACACCTGTTGCAACGGTATTTCAGCCGCGCGCTGGCGATCGACCACCTCGACCTTGCGCGAGAAGCCGCCCTCACCGATGCACACATCGATCGACTGCTGGCCTTGACGAGGACCGCACCATGA
- a CDS encoding Galactose-1-phosphate uridylyltransferase: protein MPELRRDPIVGRWVIVSTERSGRPQDLQQPSLPLPSSAMCPFCPGQERLTPKEILAYRPQASEPNSPNWTVRVIPNKFPALQVEGDMGREGHGLYDRMNGIGAHEVIIETTNHKDSLADLPAKRVEDVLWAYRDRILDLKKDLRLRYILIFKNHGATAGATLEHSHSQLIALPVVPTSVLDEIDGCRRHFQQKERCIYCDILRQESAEGTRVVLENPEFLCLTPYAPRFPFEMWILPKRHAGHFEESQRAQFEFLAPVLCEALRRMDRVLARPAYNFMLHSSPLHEKTGDFYHWHLEIIPKLTQVAGFEWGTGFYINPVSPEEAAKALRDAVI from the coding sequence ATGCCTGAACTGAGAAGAGACCCGATCGTCGGCCGCTGGGTGATCGTGTCGACCGAACGCAGCGGACGGCCTCAAGACCTGCAGCAACCGTCCTTGCCGCTCCCTTCCTCGGCCATGTGTCCGTTTTGTCCGGGCCAGGAGAGGCTGACCCCGAAGGAAATTCTCGCCTACCGCCCGCAGGCCTCGGAGCCCAACAGCCCCAATTGGACCGTGCGGGTGATCCCCAACAAGTTTCCCGCCCTGCAGGTAGAGGGTGACATGGGGCGGGAAGGCCACGGCCTCTACGACCGCATGAACGGGATCGGCGCCCATGAAGTCATCATCGAAACCACCAACCATAAGGACAGCCTCGCCGACCTGCCGGCCAAGCGGGTGGAAGATGTGTTGTGGGCCTATCGCGACCGGATTCTGGATCTCAAGAAAGACCTCCGGCTGCGGTACATTTTGATTTTTAAGAATCATGGTGCGACGGCGGGTGCGACGCTGGAGCACAGCCATTCCCAACTCATCGCCTTGCCGGTCGTCCCCACCAGCGTCCTCGACGAGATCGACGGTTGCCGCCGGCACTTTCAACAGAAGGAACGCTGCATCTACTGTGACATCCTGCGGCAGGAATCGGCGGAGGGCACGCGCGTGGTGTTGGAAAATCCGGAATTCCTCTGCCTCACCCCCTATGCGCCGCGTTTCCCGTTCGAAATGTGGATTCTCCCCAAGCGCCACGCAGGGCATTTCGAGGAAAGCCAGCGGGCTCAATTTGAATTTCTGGCGCCGGTGCTCTGTGAAGCCCTGCGGCGGATGGACAGGGTGCTGGCGCGGCCGGCCTACAACTTCATGCTGCACAGCTCGCCGCTGCACGAAAAGACCGGGGACTTTTACCACTGGCATCTGGAAATCATCCCGAAACTCACCCAGGTGGCCGGATTCGAATGGGGCACCGGGTTTTACATCAACCCCGTCTCACCAGAAGAAGCGGCGAAGGCCCTCCGAGACGCGGTGATCTGA
- a CDS encoding Fibronectin type III domain protein, translating to MSQLEQGFHAPIFSRPARLMVAGLVTAVIGVATCLEAWALQASPTSLTFQALQGGSNPSSQVVSLSKSNARRVTWNSGDNANWLSASPASGTMTTSAQVVVTVNTSGLAAGTYNGNVTIALNRGGNVSVPVTLTVTPTSSGTASATSTTATLSWNTNTESDLAGYKVYVGTSSGLYGSPIDWGKRLLM from the coding sequence ATGAGTCAGCTCGAACAAGGTTTTCACGCTCCAATTTTCAGCCGGCCGGCTCGATTGATGGTCGCAGGGTTAGTCACGGCAGTGATCGGTGTGGCGACGTGTTTGGAAGCATGGGCGCTCCAGGCCAGTCCCACGAGTCTCACGTTTCAGGCCTTGCAGGGCGGGTCGAATCCTTCCAGTCAGGTTGTGAGCCTGTCCAAGTCAAACGCCAGGCGGGTGACTTGGAACAGTGGTGACAACGCGAACTGGTTGAGCGCCTCTCCTGCATCCGGGACGATGACGACGTCGGCACAGGTGGTGGTGACGGTCAATACCAGTGGATTGGCGGCCGGTACCTACAACGGGAACGTGACGATCGCGCTCAACAGAGGAGGAAATGTATCCGTTCCTGTCACACTCACGGTCACTCCGACTTCGTCGGGGACTGCAAGTGCGACGAGCACGACGGCGACGTTGTCATGGAATACCAACACAGAGAGCGACCTTGCCGGATACAAGGTCTATGTGGGCACCTCCTCAGGGCTCTATGGTTCACCGATCGACTGGGGAAAGCGACTTCTTATGTGA
- a CDS encoding methylphosphotriester-DNA--protein-cysteine S-methyltransferase / DNA-3-methyladenine glycosylase II, whose translation MEPLDPDNCYRALQTRDARFDGRLFVGVVSTGIYCRPICPARTPKREHCRFFSSSASAQAAGFRACLRCRPEISPELACWRGTSNTVSHALALIADGFLDREDGTIEALATRVGMGARQLRRLFDRHLGASPIAVAQTRRLLFAKQLLHDTSLSMADVAMAGGFGSVRRFNDAFRTLYHRPPSELRRCTMHTAADVPAEAPIMLHIPYRPPYDWEAMLDYLRARAIDGMEIVEDGFYRRSLSHEGIQGTVAVAHVPAQQSLLATIHFPSVRALQTIVTCVRHLFDVGADIDTITMHLAKDRTLAPLIASRPGLRTPGCWDGFEVAVRAVLGQQVTVEAARRLGGTLVLRYGEAIPHAEDVRLTRTFPSARCLAMADLSLIGMPAARRATVKALAQAAVANPRLFTPLGSIEDNIAQLRAIRGIGEWTAQYIALRALHEPDAFPATDLGILRGAARLAGQAPTAPQLLRRAEAWRPWRAYAAQHLWTAGSRTDHAQQEVRHAQ comes from the coding sequence ATGGAACCGCTCGACCCTGATAATTGCTACCGTGCCCTCCAGACGCGTGATGCGCGTTTCGACGGCCGCCTGTTCGTGGGCGTGGTCTCCACCGGAATCTATTGCCGCCCGATCTGTCCGGCACGCACGCCCAAGCGGGAGCACTGCAGATTTTTCTCCAGCAGCGCCAGCGCTCAGGCGGCGGGATTCCGCGCCTGCCTGCGCTGCCGCCCAGAAATCTCACCCGAACTGGCCTGCTGGCGTGGCACGTCGAACACGGTTTCCCACGCCCTGGCGCTGATCGCCGACGGTTTTCTCGATCGTGAGGATGGAACGATCGAGGCGCTCGCCACGCGTGTCGGGATGGGCGCACGCCAGTTACGCCGGCTCTTCGACCGGCACCTCGGCGCCTCGCCGATCGCGGTCGCCCAGACGCGACGCCTGCTCTTCGCGAAACAGTTGCTTCATGACACCAGCCTTTCAATGGCCGACGTGGCCATGGCCGGTGGATTCGGCAGCGTGCGCCGGTTCAACGATGCCTTCCGCACTCTCTACCACCGACCGCCCAGCGAATTACGTCGCTGCACCATGCACACCGCAGCTGATGTTCCTGCTGAAGCTCCCATCATGCTGCACATTCCCTATCGGCCTCCTTACGATTGGGAGGCCATGTTGGACTATCTGCGCGCGCGGGCCATCGACGGCATGGAGATCGTCGAAGACGGCTTCTATCGGCGCAGCCTGTCGCATGAAGGAATCCAGGGCACCGTCGCGGTTGCGCATGTGCCGGCGCAACAATCGCTGCTGGCCACCATCCACTTTCCGTCGGTCCGCGCGTTACAAACGATCGTCACCTGCGTCCGGCACCTGTTCGACGTTGGAGCGGACATCGACACGATTACCATGCATTTGGCCAAGGACCGGACGCTCGCGCCGTTGATCGCTTCCCGCCCGGGACTGCGCACCCCCGGCTGCTGGGACGGATTTGAGGTCGCGGTCCGTGCCGTATTGGGACAACAGGTCACGGTCGAAGCCGCTCGGCGGTTAGGCGGAACGCTCGTCCTCCGTTACGGCGAAGCGATTCCTCATGCCGAGGATGTCCGCCTCACCAGGACCTTTCCCTCCGCCCGCTGCCTGGCCATGGCCGACCTGAGCCTCATCGGCATGCCCGCGGCGCGCCGGGCCACGGTGAAGGCGCTGGCCCAAGCAGCGGTCGCCAATCCACGCCTCTTCACGCCTCTGGGGTCGATTGAGGACAATATTGCGCAACTCCGTGCCATTCGCGGGATCGGAGAATGGACCGCGCAATACATTGCCCTGCGCGCCCTGCATGAACCGGATGCGTTCCCGGCGACCGATCTGGGCATCTTGCGAGGAGCCGCGCGCCTCGCGGGACAAGCGCCCACGGCTCCCCAACTCCTCCGACGCGCGGAGGCCTGGCGGCCATGGCGCGCCTATGCGGCCCAGCATTTATGGACCGCCGGCAGCCGTACCGACCACGCACAACAAGAGGTACGCCATGCCCAATAA